Within the Dehalococcoidales bacterium genome, the region ACTTAAGCAGATTTGTCAACCCAGTAATACTGAACCGGCAACCCACAGAAGTATCATCAATAAGGCTTGTACGAATTGCCAGATTCCCTCCCATTCCAATATTACAGCCTCAAAGACTATCCCCGCAAAAACAAACACTACAAGAAATGTTTCCATCTCGCTTCTCCAAACTTATCAATAAGTATCTGCCCAGCAATATCTCTCCATAGGCTCCGTTGGTTCCTTGCCACGAGTTTGGTCGTGGCATTTTTTGTCGTGCTCACATCGAGCACAGTAACCATATGGTCCCGGCTTGAACTCGTGGCAAATAGGTCTGAAACGGTATTCGTATTTCCCGTTGCACCAGAACGCCCAAGATTGAGGTTCACAAACGCAACCTTCTGGCGTTTCTAGTGGCTCAAAGCCGGAGCAATGCTCCTCTTCCGTCTTCCCACATTTTTTGCAAATTTTGATCATCTGTCATCCTGTACAGCATTCAACAAAACACGGGCCTCACACCCGCTCGGGCATATTTGGTTGTCTTACCAGTTGCGGGGGCCGGACTCGAACCGGCGACTTCCGGCTTATGGGGCCGGTGTACTACCAACTGCACAACCCCGCAATATGCCGGTCTCTCCCGGCTGTCCGAACCGCACTGCACCATCAAGCCTTGATCCACTGATGCACCGGGCCGACCCCAGCCCACTTACGTATCAGTGTCCCTGGCGATGATTGTATTTCAGTAGCATTCAGTAAAATATAGCTACGTTCGACAGAACGACAAACAACCTCGTCCGATGGCGCTGCCGCCGACACCTCCTGGACCTCGACCTCCTCTATGAAGTCTTCAAGTCCTGTCACTATGGCCGCCGTCATGGCCGCGCCGTCCATGGAGTCAATCATAACCGAATGATCCATGGAATCGGCTGGTGCCGTTCTGGAGTGACAATTGCAGAACACCAGTGCTGCCACAATTGCCATCACCCCGAGAAACAGCATCAAAATCCGCGTCAACTGTTTCATCGAAACCTCCTCTGTTAAAACACGTATTCCGTCCTCAACCCTATACGAATCGCCTTTGGACTTCAAGCTAAATTCGGTGACCCGAATAGACCCATGTACCCTCGGACTGGTCGTCGTGGCGTAACGTACACGGGAACCGGGTCACCTGTAGACTCGTCCGGGCTCGAACCGGCTCGTATCGCGCTACGCGCAATCCATCCGAGAGACGCTTTGCGTCTCCCCAAGTCTGCCGCCCGTATACCACACGGTGCCGGTATGGCCCGTCTTTCCGGGCTGCCAGATAGCTGCCAACTATCATGGAAGCCACTCGGGGATTTTCACCCCGAGTGGCCACGTACCGAATTGCCAGTGACCAACTTGCTCGGTACAACACAGTTGGATTGGCGGTGGACCTGGCGGGAGTCGAACCCGCGTCCTACCATGCTCTCCTGTACCGCTCGTTACATGCTTCTTCCGTTTCTTGTTTCTCCCTCAGATCAACCGTATACGGACAAAGGTATCATAGAGGAAAGCTGGACACTTTTATTGAGCGACAGTACCAGCACACCGCTGTTCTTCCTGTTGAGATTACGCCTCACTACTTACACAGGCACTCAGCAGCTTGACGGCTCAGGCAGCTTCGGCCAGAGCAGGTTCGTTGTCTTCCGCAACTGTGTTCGAACGTCCTTTTTTAACCCGGTGAACATCCAACCCGGAACATGCACGATACAGATCACATGACAGTCGAAAGCCAGCTCAGGCCCCTTTCTTTCTCGGAACAAGACCCATTTGCTTAAATGCGTATTGAACAGCAGTCTTACTACTGCCTATAATCTTAGCAATACGCCTACAACCAAGACCATCCTCATACAATTTCCTCATCAAATCCCAGTCATGAACTCTCCGCTTTCCAAGTGCAGACTTTCCGCTTCTCCAGTGATGCCTGGTATGCTCTCCCTTGGTCATAACTCTTAGGTTCTCTATCCTGTCATCCAGCGGATCTCCGTTTATATGATGAACCTCCTCGCTACTATCTAGCCTCCTACCGAGCTTCTTCTCCATCACAAACCTAGATCTTAAAATGTATCCACGATTATTGGACGCAGGATGATCTGGAACAAAAACACAAACCCTTCCCATAATTTTGCTTTCCTTCATGCCACATCCTTATCAGGCCCTAGATTGTCAAAGAACATGCCCCGGAAACGCCGCCGGGGCTCGGCACTCAGTATGCAACGCCCCTTGTGGGGCAACATTTAAAGATTAACAACCCAACTCTGCTTTGTCAACCCCATTGCCGTACAATTCGGCATGAATCCGAATCGACCACGGGTCATTCGATACAGCAGCCCACCCATGGCAAGAATCGTCTCCACATCGGCAGGGCAAGGCAACAAAATATTTCGCAAAAATATCGAGAGAAAAACCAGACTTCGTACAATAAGACGCTATGAATTCATCTTTTGAGATCGCCTGACTCATATCACCCACAAAACGTCACAAGGGCCGAACCCAAACACCAGGCCAATAAAACCACTGAAATCAAAAACAAAAACTTTATCGCGGCATCAAACTCCATGCTTCACCTCCTGGGTTGTTCACGGAGCCATTATGCCACAATTCCATGTTTTCGTCAGAAAATATCGTGGTCACTGGTCCATCTTATCGTCTCTTCGATAACGAACTGTTCGACATCCTTATGTTTTGCCTGTTTGGGCAACGGAGAGCTGGCCTCCGCAGCGTCAATTTGTCGCTCGATTTCCTCGGCCATATTCTGCACTTCATCGGCGGTACACTTGCCCCGCTTGATGTCCAAAATCAAACTGGCTTCAGCAAGCGGAAACATTAAACCTCCGGTTGAAACAAGCTCTCGCCCTTGCATGAGTATCTGAATAAGATTCGACGCGAACTTCACGTCGTATCCAAACTTTTCCCACATTTTAGAGCGATTCCCGGCCCTCTCAAGCCTCCCCTGAATCGTAGACAGCGCCTTGCTGACCTTGATGCCGCGCTCGAGAAAAATGTCGCCTACTTGGATGTGTTTTCCAGCACCCAAGTCCTTGAACGGATTTGTTCCGCCTATCCGTTCCCCCCGACTTTTGACTACCTCAACGAGTATGTCGCCCCGGTCGCTCGCGGACAGCACTTCCTCTGCGGATTTCAGTCTCTCGTAGTTATCGGGCTTGATCTTCATCTTCTTCATCTGTGACATGGCGTATCCCTTATACCTACGGACGCACCCCAGATGAGGAAACAGAAATTTGGAAAGCCTAAGACGCTTACCATATTCATTACAAAACATGACACTCTCGTCATCGGCGAAAAGGACGTTCAGGATATTGGGATTGTTCTCGAGCGCAAGCCTGCAAAAATCCCGGAATTCCCTGACCTTGTAGTCAACGGCTTCGGCCGTGTTCCTCCCGCTCTCGGCCTTGCTGACCGTGCCGAGATCAATCTCATGACAGCTTTTGAAACCAAAGAGCATTTCGACAGGAGGCATGAATATGCCCTCATAGTCAGTATCGCTATCGGGTGTGCTAGTGCCGAACAAGTGCGATCCGACTCTAACCCTGAGAATTTGATTACTGTACGCTATTTCCCTGAAGTCCATTTGCTCACCGGAATTCCCCTGCCATCAAATCCCACGTTCCCTTGCCGTGGCCGACACAGTGGTAGTTATCTACCCGGTGCCGGACGAGACCGTTAGGCCCGAGCACGGCATTATTGTCGCGCAAAAAATTGGGGGTAATTTCCCTGGCGGCGGGGAAAGCCCTCAGCGTAATCTCCTGGAGCATCCAGGACGGGGTAACCACTTCTTCGTCCTCGTTTTTTATGTACGAACCTTTTACCGCGAACCTGGCCTTCCAGTCTTCCAGACTATTGATTCCCTGAAAAGGATTGACATGGAGACCGAACGTCCACCCGCATGAACTTTTGCCAATATGAATCGACTCAAATTCACGCCCGCAACACGGACACTGCGGCTTCTCGTACCAGAAGTAATTCATACCCATCTACTCACCCGCCTTTTTTCTCAACCTTCTCAGCTCTTCCGGAGTCGGGATGTCCCTCGGATGCGGAACCTCATGTCCCCACAGTGAAGGATGTACCTCCTCGACCTTTTTAATCGCATGTATGTGCGACAGACCGTATTTCTCCGGATCTGGCAGCATGAATCGCAATACATGATCATCGTAATCAAACACTTCCACGATTCGGTACTGATCAAAGACATACCACCCAGGCTTTGTCGGTGCGTTACTCATACCTATATCTTAATGCCCTAATCCGATTTGTCAACCATTTTTTTTCCAGTCCTCTACCTGCAAAAAACCAGCATATAAAAGAGCCATAATCACAGCCTGGACCTGTTCCATAGATACAGATTCAGAAAACCTTATTTTGCGCGTTAGGTTTTCCAGAAAACCGTATTCGACAATCCAACCGTTTGAACCATGATTGCGTCTTATGGTTTTTATCCCCGCCAGCTTCCCTTTTGCTTCCGTCAACTCGGCTTGCAGTCGGTCAGCACGTTTTTGCGTCTCCCTATGGTAATCATCAACAGCACGTACAAGCGCCGCAAAACAACGTGTTTCATCGGAAAACTTCGATACTGGGCCATCCTCTACTTCCTTGACCATGTTCATGGCGTGAATATAGTCATCTACCACTTTGTTCATCGGTGCCTCTGTACGCGCACTTGAGTGCGCTACCTTTGCAGTAAATTATGACCGGTAGGGGTCCAGCCAATTCAGCATCCCCTTGACGTACTCAGCAACCTCTCTCCCCGTTTCTGTCTCGATGTCGATGACGTTGTAATGATCGGCATCGCCCTCGAGCTGTACGTTTATCGCACCGACAATGCTCTCCGGCGCAGCCAACGAAGCCCCGCGTGGATACTCGTTTCGCTGATAGATGCACCGAAAACAAAGACGGCTCCGCCCCCACTCCTCATACCACGGCAACTCCATATGGTGTATGCCGTAAGATCCTACGGTCCCATCTCCAACAGCCCAGCCATGTGGATCGACAAGAACCACTCCAATTTTATGGCCGCGATTCAATATCCGATTGATACGGTCCCAATATTCATGCAGCATCCACCACGTCCGAATAGCACCGAAGGATTTGCCCACGAGAAGGAAGTACACCGTTTCGTCTTTGTACTCTTCAAGGAAATCCACCGATCCCTCTATCTGTCTACTAAAGACAGAGGGCACGCATCGCAGCTTCTCGATCTTGGTTTCGGGAACCTCAGCAAACACAGCCCTTAAAAACTTCCGAAGCTCAAACTCTTTACCACTTACGCCATCGGACAACCCCGATATTGCACTGCAGACTATTTTGGACATCCGGCCTCCATTTTTGTGATTATCTCCGATAGCTGTCTTTTGGCATCGCGAAGTACCACAACCATATTGGCGACATCTTCACCCATGACCGCACGCTTGGCCTTTTGTGCCGACCGGTAATCACCGGGGTCCACGCCGATGTCTTGCATCATGGTTTTAAACAACTCTAGGTTTTCAACTTCTCTTTGCAGCTTCTGATTCTCATCGGCCACTGCCTTGATCTTATCCTTGTATATTTCCGCGTACCTCTTCGAGAGATTCCGGCCATATCTTCGGTTATGCTCTTTTTCCGCAATAAATGATTCAACAAACCTGAGCGTTGCTTGACCACTAGACTGATGCTCGACAAACCTGGATTTGATGCGGACCCTGGACATCAGCAACGCCTTATATAAAGGCTCCAACGTGCCGTCCGGGATGCCCTTCCATTGCGCTTTGACCTTCGTGAACAACCTGCTCCCCGTGGAAGAAACGTAGATTAGCCCACAACTGTCTGGCACCTCCTTCGGGTCAATGACATCCCTGGGGCTACAAAAATAGAACTCGTTACAGTACGGCAAATATATCTGCCACTTGTTGTCGTGTATAAAATCAGACCGATTGACCTTGATTTCATATCCGACCGTAAGAGGCTTAGCCCATGATTTTTTCATCGCCCATGCGTCGATACGGCCATCTACTATAAACGGACCGAATCCTACCCGACATTCAGGGACGAACAGGTCGTCCGAATGCTTGGCCTTAAGAAGACCCAAGATGGTATCAGCGGTAATCACGGTCATTTCAGCGCAAATGTCGCAAGCTCTTTGCGAGCAGCAGCAATCTCATCCTCGGACATTCTCCGGAATCGAATGACGCACACATCTGGATTCGACGACCAAGGGGCATCCCGCATATGAATTTCATTCCATAGATCCCTGAAAGTCTTCCGCGCAAAAACGCCGAATATCTTCTCCACACCCTCTGCCTCGGCATCTTCCTCGGTTATATTGTGCAGCTTCTCGGTCCGCACGCTTACGACCTGAAGCCACAGACGGGACATCCACCGGCACATGTATCTAGCACGTCGTGGCTTCCCTCGCTCCGCGTCCTTTTCGCCCTCGTTCCCATACCAGACTCGGGAATGCTTCGGAACACGCGCTGGATTCCGGCCGTCGTACTGCGTCTCTAAGAAGTATTTTTCCTTGACAACCAACACGTCCCCTGGGCTGTAGGGAGGGGTCTTTCCGCCTATTATACGCCGGGTTACCGACTTCTTCTCGGAGAAGATAGCTTGCACCATATCAGTGCGAAAAGATATAGAATGAGCTTTCATTTTTTTGACCCGTCTTCGAGACCACGCTTGTACCACCGCGCATGAGGCACGGAGACAGTGCCTCCGCATTTTGTACACTTGGCTCGTCTTGGTAACACGGTGTTTTCTTCCTCGATATCCTTAAAGTCATGAGGTTTCTCGCACGCATCCAGCGCCGCCATGTTCGCCTTCACGTCGGCATAGATGGCATCTACCTCGGACTTCTTTATCCCCGTTATTTCGGATAGCCTTCCTTTAAAATCCATTTACCCCTCAATTCAAGTTCCCGTCCTTGACTCGTTTGTCCTTGGTCGCTACCACTACGTTCGCCGCATACTCCCAGGCCAGCATGGACAGCTTCGCCATTTCCATGCTTCGCTGTGCAGCAAGGCGATGCGCCTCGAACGCATCCTTGCCCAATAGGGCCAGCTCGATAACGCACGTTTTGATGCCCTCCGCAATGAAGCACCCGACCAGATTAAACCCATTATCCCCGGTATAAGCGACCGGGACACAATGAACAATGTGCCCCATGCCGTTACGGTTTTCGACGAAAAAAACCCGCTCTTGGTTTTTTATCGCCGTCGTTATTTCCACAGGTGTCATTTATCAACCCCGTATTTCCGGGCCAAGGAATAGCCCGTCTCGCACGCCAACCCGATGAGTCTCGAGTATTCTTCCCGCTTGCTCGGGTTCCCCGAAGAGAAGGGTTCATACCGACCAAGCATCTCCTCCATGTGCTCCTTGGCCAAGTCGGCCCTGACCAGAAAAAGATCGATCAAAAGCTTCTCAATATTTGTTGGTTTCGTAATTGGATTTTCTATGTCTTTATCTGGACTAGCCCCGGACGTATCCGATGAATGCACCACCACTTGACCGTTAAGTATTCGCACAATAGACTCAATTGGATACTCGCAATCATGACGGTTATCATGAATATATAAAACACTTCCCCCTGGTATGTCCTTTATGCGAATTTCAAAACGCTGTTTTTCAGCTTCAGACTTATTCATCGCTCCTCCCATGCTATAGGCATGAAAATGTGGTTGCTTTGCAGTTTCTCAACGACAACAACAGTAACTCCTTTCCCGAGTGTCCGAAATAACCCAAATGCCGTCCAGTCGCACCCCTCGCATGTACAACAATACGGATCACGGGATACCCCATCGCATTTCGGACAACGAAATCCCTTGTCGCCTATTGCAGACATCAAATCGTCAACAGTACTAAAAACCCGGACTTTCCCCTCGTCAATCAAAGGCTGATTGCAATCCTGGTAGTAATTCATATACCAGTAATTGCGCTGCTTCTCCCATGCGTCCAATAAGTCGGCCGCGTCCACCCCCATCTTGTCCGCATAGTACTTGACGCGCTCGATAACCCACTGAAGCTTCCCACGGTAATCATGGTGGCCAGGACTCTTAAGCTCGTCCTTTTCTACCGCCGCCAGCAACGACCGGTATCCGTCACACTCCTCCATGGATCTCATCTCGGCACCTCTCGCCTATCTCCCTATATCTGGACCACTTGATCCGCATCCACGTCCGTGTCTTTCGGGGATTCAAGTTTGTAAGCGCCGCCGCACGCTGGCGCAAACCAAAACTCGAACCCCGGCGTCGGCTCTCCCGTGAACCACTTCCGAAGAGCTTCACTCCTGGTACTTCCAAGATAGCCCTTCAGATACGGATTGGTCGTGCCTTCCGGCACTACAGCGATGTCTCCTATGTTGATAGCTTTCATCGTTCAACCATCCTATACCACCCGCGCCTGTCGCGCTCCAACAGCCCCTCTCTTACCAAGTCCTGACAAACGCGAGACGTTATCGAAGACGCATTGTGGTACTCGAGCCCCAAGGCTTTCTGCCCAAGAACAGTCGGAGAGATCCACTCGTTAGCAAACATCCGGTCCTCATTCATCATGAATTGAAGGATCGCTTGTTTCCTTTCTTCTCGTTTCATTCCGTGCCTCTTTTACATATCCGAACCTGCCCCGATACCGGCCGCAAAAGAACTGCTTCCGGCTCGATCACGTATGCAACCCGAAACACTTGCCCCTGAATCGTAACAGTATCCCCTTCTCCTATTTGGATCTCTACTCTCTTCTTCTTCATATCTTCGGAGACCAATTCATCGACGTATGGCAATATCCTTTCCACAGCCTCCGATAAGCTCCTCGGAACCCAGATAAGCTCTTCACTTGGTCTCATCACCTGGGTAGTCCTCTTCGTCCCCCCAATCATCACAGCAAATACAGTCAACCGGTACACCGAGAATACCGGCCGCTTTTTGCCACTTCCCGGTGGAATAGACACTAGACATTCCACCTTTGCGGTATATACCAGTCGAACACACTCGACTAATCACCGGGACATTCCCCATGGATTCTATTTTGCACACAATGAAATGCCACGTCTCCCGTATGGGGCTGTCAAGCTCTCCCGGTTCAACCGTGACACTGGCTGCGCCCGGTATCGACCGCAGGTATTCGAGATTGTCCAAGTGAAAACTCTGGATCGCATCTTCGATTGTGTCGCCCTCGATCTCGGTAGGCACCGTATTATGCCCGAATGTCACCTTGAATTTCATGGCACCAGCTTTCCGGTATCCGGGTCGAAAACCCGCCGTATCACTTGCCCCAGCGGTGTCACTCCCGTGACCCAATCGCCCAAAAACGGACGACCCTTATCTCGCCGGGACTGCAATGCCCTGAGCATCGCCGCTTCCGCATCACCGGCCCCTTCGACTACCCGGCTCATGGAAACGCGCCGCCCGTCCATCCTGTGCGTCGCGGCTGTAACCGTAACGGGCCATATCATCTTCCGTACCATGGGTTCTCGTTCTCCTTCCTCCTCATGTACAGCAGATATTCCCTCTTCCACGACCCTTGCCAGTCGCAACGACTGCCATACCGGCGATGCAAGGTTTGCATTGTCGGCAGGTTGTCCGTACTGATATCCGTCCAAATGTCGTGCCATACCGCGTCGTAACGTACTCCCTTCGGCGGCCGGTAAGTAAGTGCGTCATCATGAATAATCTCTACCCTGTCCCCATAAACCGACTGAAAAGACGGGGCTACCAGCTTTATGACATCTTCGTTCTTCTCGACCACCGTTATGTGATTTACACATGGCACTCCTGCCCATCGATTCTCCAAGCAACATCGTAAAACACATCCTAATCCCAATCCGTTGATCAAACACTGGTCTTGGGCTTGATCTATCATTACAGAATGATCGCGCCGCTCGTCCAGCGTGTCGCTCATCACAAGCACGCCATTTATCATTAGGCGTGTATAGCTCCCCGCTGGAACGCCCCGGCCGTCGCGAAAAGCCCTGATCTGCCCGAATGATGCGTCTCGCTCGGAGACCTCGAACTTCTCAACCTTAACATTTCCGGACTGCCCTTCTGGAATAAAACTATCAACCTTCCAGTATTCAGCCCAAGACATCTTGCTACCTCCAACTTCAACTTTAACACCCAAATAAGATTTGTCAACCCGAAAACGTCAATCAGAAAACCGCCGCAATGCCGTCCGTATCATGGCCTCGACATACTCGTCCCGGCCCGGCA harbors:
- a CDS encoding HNH endonuclease signature motif containing protein — translated: MKESKIMGRVCVFVPDHPASNNRGYILRSRFVMEKKLGRRLDSSEEVHHINGDPLDDRIENLRVMTKGEHTRHHWRSGKSALGKRRVHDWDLMRKLYEDGLGCRRIAKIIGSSKTAVQYAFKQMGLVPRKKGA
- a CDS encoding MmcB family DNA repair protein, with the protein product MITADTILGLLKAKHSDDLFVPECRVGFGPFIVDGRIDAWAMKKSWAKPLTVGYEIKVNRSDFIHDNKWQIYLPYCNEFYFCSPRDVIDPKEVPDSCGLIYVSSTGSRLFTKVKAQWKGIPDGTLEPLYKALLMSRVRIKSRFVEHQSSGQATLRFVESFIAEKEHNRRYGRNLSKRYAEIYKDKIKAVADENQKLQREVENLELFKTMMQDIGVDPGDYRSAQKAKRAVMGEDVANMVVVLRDAKRQLSEIITKMEAGCPK
- a CDS encoding nucleotidyltransferase domain-containing protein translates to MDFREIAYSNQILRVRVGSHLFGTSTPDSDTDYEGIFMPPVEMLFGFKSCHEIDLGTVSKAESGRNTAEAVDYKVREFRDFCRLALENNPNILNVLFADDESVMFCNEYGKRLRLSKFLFPHLGCVRRYKGYAMSQMKKMKIKPDNYERLKSAEEVLSASDRGDILVEVVKSRGERIGGTNPFKDLGAGKHIQVGDIFLERGIKVSKALSTIQGRLERAGNRSKMWEKFGYDVKFASNLIQILMQGRELVSTGGLMFPLAEASLILDIKRGKCTADEVQNMAEEIERQIDAAEASSPLPKQAKHKDVEQFVIEETIRWTSDHDIF